CGAAAACTAGCCATACTCTTTCAAGATGCCACACTCTTTCCCTTTAGCGTAGAAAGAAATTTGACCTATGCGATGGAATTTTACGAGGGCAGCATAAAAGATAAGCAAAAAAGGGTAGAAGAGCTACTTAAAAGCGTAAATTTACTAGGTGAAATAAGTGACCTAGATATGCCAGCTAGCAAGCTCTCTGGTGGTCAAAAGCAAAGACTTTGCATCGCAAGGATGCTAACTACAAAACCTGAAGTGCTCATGCTTGACGAGCCTTGCTCATCGCTTGATATGAAAAATATTTTGATCGTAGAGGAGCTTTTAAAAAGCTTGTCGCAAAGATATACGATCATCATCACCACGCACAATGAAGAGCAGGCAAAAAGGCTTGGCGGCAGGATAGTTCGAATTGTAGATAAGAAATTTACATTTTAAAAGAGCTAGAAATTCTAGCTCTAAATTTAGTCGATAAACCTCTTTGTGATATTTGCGTAGGCATCGATCCTACGGTCTCTTAAAAATGGCCAAATTCTGCGCACTTCTTCGCTTCTTTTCATATCTATTTCAACGATCTTGCAAAGCTCATCTGTGCTATTTGCACGGAAAAGCTGCTCGCCTTGTGGCCCAAAAACAAAACTATTTCCCCAAAACTTAATCCCATCCATCACGCCGCTATCATCTTTTTCAAAGCCCACACGATTTACCGCAACAACCGGCAGGCCATTTGCCACGCTGTGACCTCTTTGAACTGCCACCCATGCTTCAAGCTGTCTTGACTTTTCATCGTCACTATCGCCCTCAAACCAGCCAATAGCCGTTGGGTAGATGAGAATTTTCGCCCCTTTTAGTGCCATCAGCCTTGCTGCCTCTGGGTACCACTGATCCCAACACACCAAAACGCCAAGCTTGCCAAGGCTTGTTTCAAT
The DNA window shown above is from Campylobacter concisus and carries:
- a CDS encoding phosphate ABC transporter ATP-binding protein; translation: MPDILNIKDLSIFYQDNEILKDLNLNIAENEIICLMGSSGCGKSTFLSALNGFLEQKGGRYSGEILFKGENIKNKGEIWLRRKLAILFQDATLFPFSVERNLTYAMEFYEGSIKDKQKRVEELLKSVNLLGEISDLDMPASKLSGGQKQRLCIARMLTTKPEVLMLDEPCSSLDMKNILIVEELLKSLSQRYTIIITTHNEEQAKRLGGRIVRIVDKKFTF
- a CDS encoding carbon-nitrogen hydrolase, whose protein sequence is MKVALLQQEFKGTKEATIAKTLELIAEAKKGSADLVVCQELHQTQYFCQSEDTNFFDHANEWQEDVAFWGRVAKENGVVLVTSLFEKRADGLYHNTAFVFERDGSVAGKYRKMHIPDDPGFYEKFYFTPGDIGFEPIETSLGKLGVLVCWDQWYPEAARLMALKGAKILIYPTAIGWFEGDSDDEKSRQLEAWVAVQRGHSVANGLPVVAVNRVGFEKDDSGVMDGIKFWGNSFVFGPQGEQLFRANSTDELCKIVEIDMKRSEEVRRIWPFLRDRRIDAYANITKRFID